A genomic region of Cuculus canorus isolate bCucCan1 chromosome 24, bCucCan1.pri, whole genome shotgun sequence contains the following coding sequences:
- the TRAF3IP3 gene encoding TRAF3-interacting JNK-activating modulator isoform X4, with protein sequence MISQPEKARARHRRVNESYDEKCERRHEKRENLRWRNNRTTCRRVRKGTGQPPPSPRQREFLRRRNLASDAGRTPLGQELEARIPPDLSSWLDLRSPTLLQKPWSCPMLSPAHSLLHLSVPLGISAEATPRRGVSVNTQGTQTLTQPSTGLKDSSQQTDCGIAVFNKEMVQLSNYLKEALHRELLLKQKMLILQELFSTLLEASEKTWQSYSKECVKKILIEMEDQKQTYEQKAKEALQKMLEDKLQTEQQLQNSQRSLAATREDLAFWKEHYTTLKAEWTKMTTAHTELENSFHVLQSELQRAATQKEQLQQALHSLQSEHATLHRRASTLQEDNHQKAEHISTIEDKLQKEQTQKVKLEATISHLNNLIQNQSNQQKSQEGTERRKDQVVTTQIPPPAPAKENQNAPLERPEEKAGEERLKDEMQNKTSQLTAKEKEVHLGTQTAEGNVPHHCSARARTRRCGCCGSPAARGAYNSEGIPPAEGRFLCLQCTELRSELEVLSEEYRSCLTRLRQCRDELNRFQSKKAKSLDSSPGGGDSNSHSHPPGKLQTMKDLLAD encoded by the exons ATGATCAGCCAGCCCGAGAAGGCACGGGCACGGCACAGGCGGGTGAATGAGAGCTACGATGAGAAGTGTGAGCGGCGGCACGAGAAGCGGGAGAACCTGCGGTGGCGAAACAACAGGACAACCTGCCGCCGTGTCCGGAAGGGAACAGGACAGCCACCACCGAGCCCCCGGCAAAGGGAGTTCCTGAGGAGGAGAAACCTGGCAAGCGATGCTGGAAGGACACCTCTGGGACAGGAGCTTGAAGCACGCATCCCCCCAGACCTCTCCTCATGGTTGGATCTGAGGTCACCCACCTTGCTCCAG AAGCCCTGGAGCTGCCCCATGCTCTCCCCTGCACACTCCCTGCTCCACCTCAGCGTTCCCCTCGGCATTTCAGCAGAAGCTACCCCCAGGCGAGGTGTCTCCGTGAACACTCAAG GAACCCAGACCCTTACACAGCCAAGCACAGGACTGAAAGACTCGAGCCAGCAGACAGA ctgtGGAATAGCAGTTTTCAATAAG GAAATGGTGCAGCTCTCCAACTACCTGAAG gAGGCTCTGCACCGCGAGCTGCTCCTCAAGCAGAAGATGCTGATTTTGCAGGAGCTTTTCTCCACGCTGCTGGAGGCATCGGAAAAAACCTGGCAG AGTTACTCAAAGGAGTGCGTGAAGAAGATCCTGATCGAGATGGAGGACCAGAAACAGACCTACGAGCAGAAGGCAAAAGAGGCTCTTCAGAAGATGCTGGAGGACAAACTCCAAACtgaacagcagctgcaaaattCGCAG AGAAGCCTGGCAGCGACAAGAGAGGACCTCGCCTTCTGGAAAGAGCACTATACCACTCTCAAAGCCGAATGGACCAAGATGACCACGGCGCATACAGAGCTCGAGAACAGCTTCCACGTTTTGCAAAGCGAACTGCAG CGAGCAGCCACACAgaaggagcagctccagcaggcCCTGCACAGCTTGCAGAGCGAGCACGCCACGCTCCACCGGAGAGCCAGCACCTTGCAGGAGGACAACCACCAGAAGGCTGAGCACATCAGCACCATTGAAG ATAAATTGCAAAAAGAACAAACCCAGAAGGTAAAGCTAGAGGCAACAATCAGCCACTTGAACA ACCTGATCCAGAACCAGAGCAACCAACAGAAGAGCCAGGAGGGGACGGAGCGAAGGAAAG ACCAGGTTGTCACCACGCAAATCCCACCTCCCGCTCCTGCCAAGGAAAACCAAAACGCTCCATTAGAGCGACCCGAGGAGAAGGCAGGCGAGGAAAGGCTAAAGGATGAGATGCAGAACAAGACATCCCAGCTTAcagcaaaggagaaggag GTGCATCTGGGCACACAGACAGCAGAAGGGAACGTCCCCCATCACTGCAGTGCCCGGGCACGGACAAGGCGCTGCGGCTGCTGCGGGAGCCCTGCCGCTCGGGGTGCGTACAACAGCGAGGGGATCCCTCCTGCTGAGGGCCGCTTCCTGTGCCTGCAGTGCACCGAGCTGCGCTCTGAGCTGGAGGTCCTGAGCGAGGAGTACCGCTCCTGCCTGACCAGGCTGCGCCAGTGCCGCGACGAGCTCAACCGCTTCCAGAGCAAGAAGGCAAAG TCACTGGATTCCTCTCCTGGTGGCGGTGATAGCAATAGCCATAGCCACCCTCCTGGCAAGCTACAAACCATGAAAGACCTTCTCGCTGACTGA